One stretch of Patescibacteria group bacterium DNA includes these proteins:
- the rplE gene encoding 50S ribosomal protein L5, translated as MIKEYYTKEVLPKLIEKFQYKNKIQAPRIQKIVINVGFGRHSKDKDYVKNVQETLLRISGQRPVLTKAKMSVASFKVREGMIIGAKVTLRSSKMYDFLEKLVYVTFPRVRDFRGISDKGIDRTGNITIGFKDNSAFPEVKADDLEKLHGLEICISTTAKTKEEGVELFHLMGFPFKK; from the coding sequence ATGATAAAAGAATATTATACCAAAGAAGTTTTACCAAAATTGATTGAAAAATTTCAGTATAAAAATAAAATTCAAGCACCTAGGATACAAAAAATTGTAATCAATGTTGGCTTTGGAAGACATTCAAAGGATAAAGATTATGTTAAGAATGTTCAGGAAACATTACTTAGAATCTCAGGACAAAGACCAGTTTTAACAAAAGCTAAGATGTCTGTCGCTTCTTTTAAGGTTAGAGAAGGAATGATTATTGGAGCGAAGGTAACACTGAGATCATCTAAAATGTATGACTTCCTTGAGAAGCTAGTTTATGTAACTTTTCCTCGTGTGAGAGATTTTAGAGGGATTAGCGATAAAGGTATTGATAGAACTGGAAATATTACCATAGGTTTTAAAGATAATTCAGCCTTTCCAGAAGTTAAAGCAGATGATCTTGAGAAATTGCATGGTCTGGAAATCTGTATTTCAACTACAGCAAAAACAAAAGAAGAGGGAGTAGAATTGTTTCATTTAATGGGATTCCCATTTAAAAAATAA
- the rpsH gene encoding 30S ribosomal protein S8 → MTDPIGDMLTRIRNASAVNKSDVTMPMSKLKFRVAETLEKEGWIQKAEVVKASKDESKSSFDELKLVLKYKKSGKSTINAIKRISKPGLRVYVGKSELPKVLNNHGIAVISTSQGVMTNKEARKKQLGGEVLCEVY, encoded by the coding sequence ATGACAGACCCTATCGGAGACATGTTAACAAGAATAAGAAATGCTTCTGCTGTAAATAAATCTGATGTGACCATGCCTATGAGTAAACTTAAATTCCGGGTTGCAGAGACACTAGAGAAAGAAGGTTGGATACAGAAGGCTGAGGTAGTAAAAGCATCTAAGGATGAATCAAAATCATCTTTTGATGAGCTTAAGCTTGTCTTGAAATACAAAAAAAGTGGTAAATCTACTATAAACGCAATAAAAAGAATCTCAAAACCAGGTCTCAGAGTTTATGTTGGGAAAAGTGAACTTCCGAAAGTTCTCAATAACCACGGGATAGCTGTGATTTCGACATCTCAAGGTGTTATGACTAACAAAGAAGCAAGAAAGAAACAACTTGGTGGAGAAGTTCTTTGTGAAGTTTACTAA
- the rplN gene encoding 50S ribosomal protein L14, with amino-acid sequence MIQVESKIKVADNSGAKRVLVIRVHGGYKKRYGGVGEVVTCAVKEAAPHTPIKKGDVVKAVIVRTKKEIRRADGTYLRFDDNACVIIDKEKKEPKATRIFGPIAREVRRAGYFKIASLAPEVL; translated from the coding sequence ATGATCCAAGTAGAATCAAAAATTAAAGTAGCTGATAATTCAGGCGCTAAAAGAGTGTTGGTTATTAGAGTGCATGGTGGTTATAAAAAAAGATACGGCGGAGTAGGCGAAGTGGTTACTTGTGCAGTTAAGGAAGCAGCTCCACACACACCTATTAAAAAAGGCGATGTTGTAAAAGCAGTGATTGTAAGAACAAAAAAAGAGATTAGGAGAGCGGATGGAACTTATCTCAGATTCGATGATAATGCTTGCGTGATTATTGATAAAGAGAAAAAGGAACCAAAGGCAACTAGGATTTTCGGGCCAATTGCTCGTGAAGTGAGGAGAGCTGGTTATTTTAAAATAGCTTCTCTTGCTCCTGAGGTTTTGTAA
- a CDS encoding type Z 30S ribosomal protein S14, with amino-acid sequence MARKALIAKSKKTPKFSTRIVRRCWKCGRNHSYMRDFNLCRICFRELAENGDIPGITRSSW; translated from the coding sequence ATGGCTAGAAAAGCTTTAATTGCAAAATCAAAAAAAACTCCAAAGTTTTCAACAAGAATTGTGAGAAGATGTTGGAAGTGCGGTAGAAATCATTCTTATATGAGGGATTTTAATTTATGCAGAATTTGCTTTCGTGAGTTGGCGGAAAATGGTGATATTCCAGGAATTACCAGATCATCTTGGTAA
- a CDS encoding ABC transporter permease, which yields MLVPDLFRLATRMFRTNRSRTILTILGIGVGIGTILFLVSLGYGLQRVILSQITTSDALLSLDVTISDLDGISLNKESVEKIGAIQQVEIISPLVSMSAQMKSNDVSSEVIANFVDSNFFRLDGTTLKDGDFYGENEKNKVIVSLASLQLFSIAEDEAIGKKINFSAYKETDKSGVRELVELGDDFEIVGIADDENSSFVYLPYSLVEIIGDVDFSKIKVKVDKEENLEIVRAFLIDENFLVSALSDIIEQANQIFNVAKIVLALFGVIALIVSAIGMFNTMTIALLERTQEIGIMKALGATSLDIWEMFLSESVIIGFTGGVSGILIGMLGGEIFNNIINMLAGAYGGDKIDLFYTPIWFITTVTIFSTVVGLATGFYPAKRAASISALVALRYK from the coding sequence ATGTTAGTTCCTGATTTATTTAGATTAGCTACAAGGATGTTTAGAACAAATCGTTCTAGAACCATCCTGACAATATTGGGTATTGGTGTTGGTATTGGAACCATTCTCTTTTTAGTTTCTCTTGGTTATGGTTTACAACGGGTGATTTTAAGCCAAATTACTACCTCTGACGCTCTTTTAAGTCTCGACGTTACTATTTCCGATTTGGACGGAATAAGTCTAAATAAAGAGTCTGTAGAAAAAATTGGAGCCATACAGCAGGTTGAAATAATATCTCCGTTAGTATCGATGTCAGCTCAAATGAAATCAAATGATGTTTCGTCCGAAGTAATAGCAAATTTTGTAGATTCCAATTTTTTCAGGTTAGATGGAACCACTTTGAAAGACGGGGATTTTTATGGAGAAAATGAAAAGAACAAAGTTATTGTTTCCCTAGCCTCTCTTCAATTATTTAGCATAGCAGAGGATGAGGCTATTGGTAAGAAAATTAATTTTTCAGCCTACAAGGAAACAGATAAAAGTGGAGTTAGGGAGTTAGTAGAGCTTGGTGATGATTTTGAAATCGTTGGCATTGCTGATGATGAAAACTCTAGTTTTGTATATTTACCATATTCATTGGTTGAAATAATTGGGGATGTTGATTTTTCAAAAATTAAAGTTAAAGTAGATAAAGAAGAAAATCTTGAGATTGTTAGAGCTTTTTTAATTGATGAAAACTTTTTAGTGAGTGCTTTGTCTGATATTATTGAACAGGCAAACCAAATATTTAATGTAGCCAAAATTGTTCTTGCGCTCTTTGGTGTTATTGCTTTGATTGTTTCGGCAATTGGAATGTTTAACACCATGACGATTGCTTTACTTGAGCGTACTCAAGAAATTGGTATTATGAAGGCCCTCGGAGCCACTTCTCTTGATATATGGGAAATGTTTTTGTCAGAATCTGTAATTATTGGATTTACTGGTGGTGTTAGTGGTATATTGATAGGAATGCTTGGCGGGGAGATTTTTAATAATATAATTAATATGCTGGCCGGCGCTTATGGAGGCGATAAAATAGATTTATTTTATACCCCAATCTGGTTCATAACAACGGTAACTATTTTTTCAACAGTTGTGGGACTTGCTACCGGTTTTTATCCAGCTAAAAGAGCAGCGAGTATTAGCGCTTTGGTTGCTCTACGTTATAAATAA
- the map gene encoding type I methionyl aminopeptidase: MIYGIRTEEEIKIMREGGKILSSVMKTLGSRVKSGISTGELEDLACELIEKAGGRPSFKNYKISPDSAPFPTALCTSINEEVVHGPAYPSRVVSEGDIISIDVGMEYPYSENGQGMYTDMARTFPVGKIDKKIEDLIDATRKCLDLGIKQIKPGNTINDIGSTIENYIESKGFSVVRDLVGHGVGRAVHEEPQIPHYYAGKHYDIKLKEGMTIAVEPMVNMGSWEIDVLDDEFTFVSRDGSTSAHFEDTILITKKGAEIITR, from the coding sequence ATGATTTACGGGATTAGAACAGAGGAGGAAATTAAAATAATGAGAGAGGGTGGTAAAATTCTTTCTTCAGTTATGAAGACACTTGGTTCAAGAGTTAAGTCAGGAATAAGTACCGGTGAATTAGAGGATTTAGCTTGCGAGCTAATTGAGAAAGCTGGAGGGAGACCTTCTTTTAAAAATTACAAAATTTCACCAGATTCAGCTCCATTTCCAACAGCACTTTGTACTTCAATAAACGAAGAAGTTGTTCACGGACCAGCCTATCCTTCTCGAGTAGTTAGTGAAGGAGATATTATATCTATTGATGTCGGAATGGAATATCCATATTCAGAAAACGGGCAAGGGATGTATACGGACATGGCCCGAACATTCCCCGTTGGGAAGATTGATAAAAAAATTGAAGACTTAATAGACGCTACAAGAAAATGTCTTGACTTGGGAATAAAGCAAATTAAACCAGGCAATACTATAAACGACATAGGAAGCACAATAGAAAACTACATTGAGTCGAAAGGATTCTCAGTCGTCCGTGATTTAGTTGGTCATGGTGTTGGACGGGCAGTGCATGAGGAACCACAGATTCCTCATTATTATGCCGGGAAACATTATGATATAAAATTAAAAGAAGGCATGACAATCGCAGTTGAACCGATGGTTAATATGGGTTCTTGGGAGATAGATGTTCTGGATGATGAATTTACCTTTGTTAGTCGTGACGGCTCAACTAGTGCTCATTTTGAAGATACTATTTTGATAACAAAAAAAGGAGCTGAAATTATAACCAGATAG
- the ruvX gene encoding Holliday junction resolvase RuvX, translated as MEERKYLGIDWGEARIGLSLGDNVLYIATPHVVVANLKEVLEEIEKEDIDEIVLGYPRRLGEGEERLHQGYLIFKKQLEEATEIKLNSFDERLSSKAADALVGNKKTKAPRDAVAAMIILQSYLDSIS; from the coding sequence ATGGAAGAAAGAAAATATTTAGGGATAGACTGGGGAGAGGCTCGAATTGGACTATCACTTGGAGATAATGTTTTGTATATCGCCACGCCCCACGTAGTTGTCGCAAACTTAAAAGAAGTTTTAGAAGAAATAGAAAAAGAAGATATTGATGAAATTGTTTTAGGCTATCCAAGAAGATTGGGGGAGGGTGAAGAGAGACTTCACCAGGGTTACCTGATTTTTAAAAAACAATTGGAAGAAGCAACAGAAATAAAATTAAATTCTTTTGATGAAAGACTTAGCTCAAAGGCAGCTGATGCTCTTGTTGGAAATAAAAAAACAAAAGCCCCAAGAGACGCTGTGGCTGCGATGATAATACTACAGTCATATCTAGATAGCATAAGTTAA
- a CDS encoding 30S ribosomal protein S5 gives MAEEKQVTKENKVNGEVRKSDLGHKDGKALAQKPESSVVAKEKAEVAKTGEKAIVAKNTVGKSVYGEKKFAKKRKKNFERDKPQDEFEQKIVDLARVTRVMAGGKRMRFRACVAIGNKKGKVAIGLAKGADVTLAVSKAVANAKKEIIDVSIINETIPHEIYQKTGAAKILFKPARKGKGVIAGGAVRIILELAGVTNITSKILGTNNKVSIAKCTIEALSSLKKVEKREPKKKPVENKEVPKNIPTKTPAVKKTS, from the coding sequence ATGGCAGAAGAAAAACAAGTTACCAAAGAAAACAAGGTGAATGGCGAAGTCAGAAAAAGTGACCTGGGTCACAAAGATGGCAAGGCCTTAGCCCAAAAGCCAGAATCTTCAGTGGTTGCGAAAGAAAAAGCAGAGGTAGCAAAAACAGGTGAAAAAGCAATCGTTGCCAAAAATACTGTTGGGAAGTCTGTTTATGGTGAAAAGAAATTTGCTAAAAAAAGAAAAAAGAATTTTGAAAGAGATAAACCTCAAGATGAATTTGAGCAAAAAATTGTTGATCTAGCTAGAGTTACTCGTGTGATGGCAGGAGGAAAAAGGATGAGATTTAGAGCTTGTGTTGCTATTGGAAACAAGAAAGGAAAAGTTGCAATTGGACTAGCTAAGGGTGCTGATGTTACTCTTGCAGTTTCAAAGGCAGTAGCAAATGCCAAGAAAGAAATCATAGATGTTTCTATTATAAATGAAACAATTCCACATGAAATTTATCAAAAGACAGGAGCTGCTAAAATTCTTTTTAAACCAGCTAGAAAAGGTAAGGGTGTAATTGCTGGTGGCGCTGTTCGTATTATCTTGGAGCTTGCCGGCGTTACTAACATTACTAGTAAAATTCTTGGAACGAACAATAAAGTTAGTATTGCTAAATGTACAATTGAAGCTCTGTCTAGCTTGAAGAAGGTGGAGAAAAGAGAGCCGAAAAAAAAGCCGGTTGAAAATAAGGAAGTTCCAAAAAATATTCCAACAAAAACTCCAGCTGTTAAAAAAACTAGCTAA
- a CDS encoding calcium/sodium antiporter, protein MYITIILFILGFVFLVKGADILVEGSSSIAKKFGLSNLVIGLTIVAFGTSAPELIVSSIAAWNESTGIALGNIIGSNISNTLLILGVSAIIFPLAVKKSTVSKEIPLSLLAILAVAFLVNDTLIDGVDISSLTRIDGLVLILFFSIFIYYTFGISKINSSIIEELHEEKIKKRSDSSSVLMILGGLVGLYFGGRWIVEGAIVFASSFGLSEELIGLTIVAIGTSLPELAASAVAAYKKHTDIAVGAVIGSNIFNLFWVLGLSSVINPIVYNPILNVDIAILFFATILVLFAVFFGKKSTIGKWEGVSLLGAYISYMIFLIIRG, encoded by the coding sequence ATGTATATAACAATAATATTATTCATTTTAGGGTTTGTCTTCTTGGTTAAAGGAGCAGATATTTTAGTTGAAGGATCGTCTTCAATCGCTAAAAAATTTGGTCTATCAAACTTAGTCATTGGTTTAACGATAGTTGCTTTTGGGACATCGGCTCCAGAGCTTATAGTTAGCTCTATTGCTGCCTGGAATGAATCAACTGGAATTGCCCTGGGCAATATAATAGGATCAAATATTTCTAATACTCTTTTAATTCTAGGCGTTTCTGCTATTATTTTTCCTCTGGCTGTTAAAAAAAGTACCGTATCAAAAGAAATTCCTCTGTCACTTCTAGCTATCCTAGCAGTAGCTTTTTTGGTGAATGATACGCTTATTGATGGAGTGGATATAAGTTCTTTAACAAGGATTGATGGTTTAGTTTTAATATTATTTTTTTCCATTTTTATCTACTATACTTTTGGAATTAGTAAAATAAACAGTTCAATAATAGAAGAATTGCATGAAGAAAAAATAAAGAAACGTAGTGACTCATCATCTGTTCTAATGATTTTAGGAGGTCTTGTTGGTCTCTACTTCGGAGGACGCTGGATAGTTGAGGGGGCAATCGTTTTTGCAAGTAGCTTTGGTTTATCAGAAGAACTGATTGGTCTTACTATTGTTGCCATAGGAACATCATTGCCAGAATTAGCAGCTTCAGCGGTGGCTGCGTACAAAAAGCATACTGACATTGCAGTTGGAGCAGTTATAGGGTCAAATATTTTTAATTTATTTTGGGTTCTAGGTTTGAGCTCAGTGATAAATCCAATAGTGTATAATCCTATTCTTAATGTCGACATAGCAATACTTTTCTTCGCAACGATATTGGTTTTATTCGCTGTATTCTTTGGTAAGAAGAGCACAATAGGAAAATGGGAAGGAGTTTCTTTGTTAGGAGCTTATATTTCCTACATGATTTTTTTAATAATTAGAGGTTAA
- the rplO gene encoding 50S ribosomal protein L15 encodes MALSLNTIKAEAGSTKKRRRVGRGNASGTGTYSGKGQKGQKSRSGVSGLKKLGMKQTLLRTPKMKGFKSIKPKDQVINISELNKYFKESEIVNAKTLLKNGLVNNYKKEIKILGNGVLKIKNLKFHNIKLSDSAREKAEKLGAKITIEKKKNSAEKTKSKK; translated from the coding sequence ATGGCGTTATCATTGAATACAATTAAGGCCGAAGCCGGGTCAACTAAAAAAAGAAGAAGAGTAGGGAGAGGGAATGCTTCTGGCACAGGGACTTATAGTGGAAAAGGACAAAAAGGACAGAAATCAAGATCTGGTGTTTCCGGTTTGAAAAAACTTGGAATGAAACAAACCTTATTAAGAACCCCAAAGATGAAAGGGTTTAAATCAATTAAGCCAAAGGATCAAGTTATAAATATTTCAGAATTAAACAAATATTTCAAAGAATCTGAAATTGTTAATGCTAAAACTTTGTTAAAAAATGGTTTAGTAAATAACTATAAAAAAGAGATTAAAATTTTAGGGAACGGTGTTCTTAAAATTAAGAATTTAAAATTTCATAATATCAAATTAAGTGATTCTGCTCGCGAAAAAGCTGAAAAGCTTGGAGCTAAAATTACTATAGAGAAAAAGAAGAATTCAGCTGAAAAAACAAAGTCAAAAAAATAA
- the secY gene encoding preprotein translocase subunit SecY has protein sequence MINKIVQIWKIKDLRKNILFVVGMLVIFRFAAHIPIPGVDVMALREFFGGNQVLGLLNVFSGGSMANFSVVMMGIAPYITSSIIFQLLAMIVPQLEEMQKEEAGKQKISMWTRWATVPLAALQAFSMVILLQRSNTGILINVTPFDIFSMVLTITAGTIFLMWIGELITEKNIGNGISLLIFAGIVSSFPQTLQGIVVNFDPSQLTTIIGFALVAVVTVLGVVWITEGQRNIPVQYAKQVRGNRSFGGTTTHLPLRVNMAGVIPIIFAISVVLFPSMVAQFFLHAETAWIANFSQWIIDVLANQLIYGFLYFVLVFAFTYFYTEIIFHPDQIAENLQKQGGFIPGIRPGRHTAEYLANTTHKIVFIGALFLGSIAVLPLILGYFSGGAAGLAIGGTSLLIVVAVVIETVRQIEAQLTMREYEGL, from the coding sequence ATGATCAATAAAATTGTTCAAATTTGGAAAATAAAGGATTTAAGAAAAAACATCCTATTCGTTGTAGGGATGCTTGTCATTTTTAGGTTTGCCGCTCATATCCCAATTCCAGGGGTTGATGTGATGGCCCTCAGAGAGTTTTTTGGTGGAAATCAGGTTCTTGGTCTATTGAATGTATTTTCTGGTGGTAGTATGGCTAACTTCTCTGTTGTGATGATGGGCATAGCTCCATATATTACATCTTCTATTATTTTTCAGTTGTTAGCCATGATAGTTCCTCAGCTTGAAGAAATGCAAAAGGAAGAAGCTGGAAAACAAAAAATAAGTATGTGGACACGTTGGGCAACAGTTCCATTGGCTGCCCTACAGGCATTCTCAATGGTTATTTTACTCCAAAGATCAAATACCGGAATACTTATCAATGTTACACCTTTTGATATTTTTTCAATGGTTCTAACTATAACTGCTGGTACAATATTCCTTATGTGGATAGGTGAGCTTATTACGGAAAAGAATATTGGTAATGGTATCTCTCTTTTGATTTTTGCAGGAATTGTTTCTAGTTTTCCACAAACACTGCAGGGAATTGTCGTTAACTTCGATCCAAGTCAGCTAACTACTATTATCGGATTTGCACTTGTCGCTGTTGTAACTGTTTTAGGTGTTGTTTGGATAACGGAAGGACAAAGAAATATTCCAGTGCAGTATGCTAAACAAGTTCGTGGTAATAGATCGTTTGGTGGCACAACCACCCATCTACCTTTAAGAGTTAATATGGCTGGTGTTATTCCAATTATTTTTGCTATATCTGTTGTTTTATTTCCATCGATGGTTGCTCAGTTCTTTCTTCATGCAGAAACGGCCTGGATTGCTAATTTTTCTCAATGGATAATAGATGTCCTCGCAAATCAGCTTATTTATGGTTTCTTGTATTTTGTTCTTGTGTTTGCTTTTACATATTTCTATACAGAAATTATTTTTCATCCCGACCAAATTGCTGAAAATCTGCAAAAGCAAGGTGGATTTATTCCAGGGATTAGACCAGGAAGACATACCGCTGAGTACTTAGCTAACACTACTCATAAAATAGTATTTATCGGAGCTCTATTCTTGGGTTCAATTGCAGTCTTGCCCTTGATACTGGGCTATTTCTCCGGTGGCGCCGCTGGGCTTGCTATCGGTGGTACTAGCCTTTTGATTGTAGTAGCAGTTGTTATTGAAACTGTTAGACAAATTGAGGCTCAACTGACAATGAGAGAATACGAAGGATTATAA
- the rplX gene encoding 50S ribosomal protein L24: MKIIKGDKVKVLAGKDKGKTGKVLQIFPEKQRVSVEGINILIKHLRPRKQGEQGQRIEFPAPLNISNLMLVCPKCSKPARVTYKYIELEKDGKKSKRKIRYCKKCDQALN; this comes from the coding sequence ATGAAAATAATTAAAGGCGACAAGGTTAAAGTTTTGGCAGGGAAAGATAAAGGGAAAACAGGGAAAGTTTTACAGATATTTCCAGAGAAGCAAAGAGTAAGTGTTGAAGGGATTAATATATTAATCAAACACTTAAGACCAAGGAAACAAGGAGAACAAGGTCAGAGAATAGAATTTCCAGCTCCTCTCAATATTTCTAATTTAATGCTAGTTTGTCCAAAATGTTCAAAACCAGCTAGAGTTACTTATAAATATATTGAGCTTGAGAAAGATGGTAAAAAATCAAAGAGGAAGATTAGATACTGTAAGAAATGTGATCAAGCGTTAAATTAA
- the rpsQ gene encoding 30S ribosomal protein S17: MNNKEKKTIKKKFNGVVVSDKQDKTIVVSVDTVKIHPKYKKRYTMSKKYKVHDEENKFKTDDKVSFVECRPLSRDKRWRVLSK; this comes from the coding sequence ATGAATAACAAAGAAAAAAAAACAATTAAGAAGAAATTTAATGGTGTCGTTGTTAGTGATAAGCAGGACAAAACTATTGTTGTTAGCGTAGACACTGTGAAAATTCACCCAAAATATAAAAAAAGGTATACGATGTCAAAAAAATATAAAGTTCATGATGAAGAAAACAAATTCAAGACAGATGATAAGGTTTCATTTGTAGAATGTAGACCATTGAGTCGTGACAAAAGATGGAGAGTATTGTCAAAATAG
- the rplR gene encoding 50S ribosomal protein L18 yields MNNKEKNKQVKKARRHARVRAKISGTSVRPRISVFKSNKGMFVQLIDDTKGITILSVNSKEIKIEGDKKTKSFEIGKLLAKKAIEKKIEKVVFDKGSFKYHGRIEALANGAREGGLIF; encoded by the coding sequence ATGAATAATAAAGAAAAAAATAAACAAGTTAAAAAAGCCAGAAGACATGCTCGAGTTAGAGCTAAAATTTCTGGTACTTCAGTCAGACCAAGAATATCAGTTTTTAAATCAAATAAAGGCATGTTTGTTCAGTTGATTGATGATACAAAGGGAATCACTATTCTTAGTGTTAACTCAAAAGAAATAAAAATTGAAGGTGATAAAAAAACTAAAAGTTTTGAAATTGGAAAGTTATTAGCTAAAAAAGCTATCGAAAAAAAGATAGAAAAAGTTGTTTTTGATAAAGGCTCATTCAAGTATCATGGTAGAATTGAGGCTCTAGCTAACGGTGCACGTGAGGGTGGTTTAATATTTTAA
- the rplF gene encoding 50S ribosomal protein L6, which produces MSRLGKLPIELPSGTQAKIDGDFIVVTGPKGELKERTNKMVKIDISEKEIVVSIKDIESKKEKSFWGLYRSLINNMVVGVNDGFEKKLEINGVGYKVALQGRKLVLNVGFSHQVDYELPEGITALVEANIITISGIDKQLVGEAAAQIRKVKKPEPYKGKGIKYIDEIIRRKAGKTAGKTD; this is translated from the coding sequence ATGTCTAGATTAGGAAAATTACCAATAGAATTACCAAGTGGTACTCAAGCAAAAATTGATGGAGATTTTATAGTTGTAACAGGGCCTAAAGGGGAACTGAAAGAAAGAACTAATAAAATGGTCAAAATTGATATCTCAGAAAAAGAAATTGTTGTGAGTATTAAAGATATTGAGAGTAAAAAAGAAAAATCATTTTGGGGTCTCTATAGAAGTCTTATTAATAATATGGTTGTTGGTGTAAACGATGGTTTTGAAAAAAAGCTAGAAATAAACGGGGTTGGTTATAAGGTAGCATTGCAGGGCCGCAAGTTAGTTTTGAATGTTGGATTTTCACATCAAGTCGATTATGAGTTGCCAGAGGGGATTACTGCATTGGTCGAAGCTAATATTATTACAATCTCAGGAATCGATAAACAATTAGTTGGCGAAGCAGCAGCTCAAATCAGAAAAGTTAAAAAGCCAGAACCTTATAAAGGGAAAGGTATTAAATATATTGATGAAATAATTAGAAGAAAGGCTGGTAAAACAGCAGGTAAGACTGATTAA
- a CDS encoding ABC transporter ATP-binding protein, with protein sequence MKPIFRLKNLNFIYNEGQSNEYQALVNISLEIFPEEFVILYGPSGCGKSTLLNVIAGLEIPAKGTAFVYERDISDMTKREHVDYHRKTIGMVYQSYNLITSLSVLDNVVLPQIFLSSRKKKREVTGMELLERFGIRKQADKLPSELSGGQQQRIGIARCIINNPEIILADEPVGNLDSVSAKNVLGIFKDLNEREKKTIVLVTHNPEYLSYGDRIFYLKDGIIIKEEINKNKGEIKDAKEEEIKAPTNELQALMRTYQGLTPEQINILIMPYKAKMFTHHFITNRNAEETKIFEDLMQRYLGESVGMDDFLDILNRPYVDGGVGFDIRTARKVTERVGRIMEMSKFVYQERKQSKNEQGLHDIFPVERKAEILTKYLIRECFSDYKKAPSEEKQKKLEKSVFERLSEKINKPEMYNILDKPSSEDGVGLNAKTARSVSEEIELILILGFGVSQNRKFLDKKREQMYSALDNKDMSQKSSDIPQ encoded by the coding sequence ATGAAACCAATATTTCGTCTTAAAAATCTTAATTTCATATACAACGAAGGTCAGTCAAATGAATACCAAGCGCTAGTGAATATTTCTCTTGAAATTTTTCCTGAGGAATTTGTTATTCTTTATGGCCCTTCAGGGTGTGGAAAATCAACCCTTTTGAATGTTATAGCCGGACTGGAAATACCCGCCAAAGGGACTGCTTTTGTTTATGAAAGAGATATTTCCGATATGACGAAGAGGGAGCATGTTGATTATCATAGAAAAACTATTGGAATGGTCTACCAATCATATAATCTAATCACTAGTCTTTCTGTTCTTGATAATGTTGTTTTACCTCAGATATTTTTGAGCAGTAGAAAGAAAAAGAGAGAGGTAACAGGGATGGAGCTTCTAGAGAGATTCGGCATCAGGAAACAAGCCGATAAATTGCCTTCTGAATTGTCTGGTGGTCAACAACAGAGAATAGGTATCGCTAGGTGTATTATCAATAACCCAGAGATTATTCTAGCTGATGAGCCAGTTGGTAATCTGGATTCAGTTTCTGCTAAAAATGTACTTGGTATTTTTAAAGACTTAAATGAGCGAGAGAAGAAAACAATTGTTCTTGTAACACATAATCCAGAATATCTTTCTTACGGAGATAGAATATTTTATCTAAAGGACGGTATTATTATTAAGGAAGAAATAAACAAGAATAAAGGTGAAATAAAAGACGCAAAAGAAGAAGAAATAAAAGCACCAACAAATGAGCTACAGGCTCTAATGAGGACCTATCAAGGGCTCACCCCAGAACAGATTAACATTTTAATAATGCCATATAAGGCAAAAATGTTTACTCACCATTTCATAACAAACAGAAACGCAGAGGAGACGAAAATTTTTGAAGATTTGATGCAAAGATATTTAGGTGAATCAGTCGGGATGGATGATTTTCTTGATATTTTAAATAGACCTTACGTGGATGGCGGAGTTGGTTTTGATATTAGAACAGCTAGAAAGGTTACGGAGAGGGTCGGTAGAATAATGGAAATGTCAAAATTTGTTTATCAGGAAAGGAAACAGTCGAAGAACGAACAGGGCTTGCATGACATTTTCCCAGTTGAGAGAAAAGCTGAGATTTTAACAAAATATTTAATTAGGGAATGTTTTTCAGATTATAAAAAAGCCCCATCAGAAGAGAAACAGAAAAAATTAGAAAAATCAGTTTTTGAAAGATTAAGTGAAAAAATCAACAAACCAGAAATGTACAATATTCTCGATAAACCAAGCAGTGAGGATGGTGTAGGTCTCAATGCTAAGACTGCCCGTTCTGTTTCAGAGGAGATTGAGCTTATATTAATCCTAGGATTTGGAGTTAGTCAGAATAGAAAATTTTTAGATAAAAAAAGAGAGCAAATGTATTCTGCTCTAGATAATAAAGATATGTCGCAAAAGTCTTCCGACATACCTCAATAA